The sequence GGGATGCTCTTTGGCACAGCCCTTAGCTTTATGATGGCCACGAGCACCTTTTCTTTGCCTGAAGGAATCATGCTCAAACGCCTTATGAGCTGGAAGCTCTTGGCGCTTTTTTATGGAATCACCGCCCTTGGAATCATCATTAATGGCTATCTCTTTAATTTTATTTTGCACTAAAAGGAGTTCATCATGAAAATCGAAATTCTAGGCACAGGGTGCACCAAATGCAAAGCCCTTTTTGAGGCGACCAAAGAGGCGGTAGCCCAAAGTGGCAAGTTCGCACAGATTGAGAAGGTGGAGGATATCCAAAAGATCATGGGCTATGGAGTGATGAGCACGCCCGCGCTAGTGGTGGATGGTGTGGTGAAGCTTAGTGGCAAAGTGCCCAGCGTGGATGAGTTAAAGAGGGTGCTCTTAGAGGGGAAGGAGTAGGGTGGAGGAGCTGGTTTTAAGCTGGCTTGAAAGTGGAGGCTTTTGGCTTTATGCGGGGGCTTTTGGTGCGGGGGCGATCACTTCGCTTGCCCCCTGTTCGATTGTGAGCGTTCCGCTCTTGGTGGGAAGTGCGTTGGGATTGAGCGCAAAGATGAATGAGAAGAGCCGATTCTTGTTCAGTCTAATCTTTTCGCTCCTTTTTGCAAGTGGAGTGGCGACGAGCTTTTTCCTGCTAGCACTTTTAGTGGCTAAGGCGGGATTTCTCTTTTCTATTGCTCCTTTGTGGGCTTATGGCGGTGCAGGAGTGCTGGCGATGCTTTTAGGGGTTTATGCGATGGGATGGCTGCCCGAAATGACTCATAGGGGGGCTTGGTTTGAGCCTCTTTTGAGATGGAGATGGATTGGAGTTTTTGGGATGGGGGTGATTTTTGGACTGGTGAGCACTCCTTGTGCCTCTGCCCCTTTGGTGGCCATTATTGCTTTGGCATCAGCCCTAGAAGGACGCGAGGGGTATGTGGCGGTGCTCCTCTTTGCTTTGGGACACTCTTTGCTTCTTTTAATGGCAGGGGTTTGGGTCAGTTTTGCCCAAAAAATCGCTTCAAGCTCTTTTTGGGGAGGATTTTCTACGCTTTTGAGGAAGATATTAGCATGGATGATGTTGGTGGTGGCAGGCTATTTCTTCTACCAAGGATGGTTACAGCTGTGATCAAAATAGAGAGAAGAGAATGAATCAGGATAGGTGTTCGTGCTGTGATGGGGGTTTGCCCAAGGAGGGTTTCTCTGAATCTCAGACTAGGAGTCTCAAGGGGGATGATTTAGTCTGCTATTGCGAGGGAGTAACCTATCAAGAGATCATCGAGGCTATCAAGCAAGGGGCAAC comes from Wolinella succinogenes DSM 1740 and encodes:
- a CDS encoding thioredoxin family protein; its protein translation is MKIEILGTGCTKCKALFEATKEAVAQSGKFAQIEKVEDIQKIMGYGVMSTPALVVDGVVKLSGKVPSVDELKRVLLEGKE
- a CDS encoding (2Fe-2S)-binding protein; amino-acid sequence: MNQDRCSCCDGGLPKEGFSESQTRSLKGDDLVCYCEGVTYQEIIEAIKQGATNVREVAQATGACKSAGRCGELNPKGRCCAIDILEILQESEG
- a CDS encoding cytochrome c biogenesis CcdA family protein; this encodes MEELVLSWLESGGFWLYAGAFGAGAITSLAPCSIVSVPLLVGSALGLSAKMNEKSRFLFSLIFSLLFASGVATSFFLLALLVAKAGFLFSIAPLWAYGGAGVLAMLLGVYAMGWLPEMTHRGAWFEPLLRWRWIGVFGMGVIFGLVSTPCASAPLVAIIALASALEGREGYVAVLLFALGHSLLLLMAGVWVSFAQKIASSSFWGGFSTLLRKILAWMMLVVAGYFFYQGWLQL